The following coding sequences are from one Candidatus Babeliales bacterium window:
- a CDS encoding WD40 repeat domain-containing protein, with the protein MNVKHVLLLVLATVSLGAMDEPTKTDKNAIVYVKTSDDKTIGVERWKIDEMKVLLVLLEHQKDLNSLDNPIQATMITSEELELMRNALGYISLGLFQSFYNTLFNEDVPQLAPGQTILSLDQGKMHTLVNTAGRIQAHGVSAFCLSYIVPSDVQGRFLVPYFIDPILRMLPVTHQVLAGHLGSVWTVAFSPDGSKMVSGCLGQRKNLILWDISNPEEITYQALEDHPDGVKTAVFSPDGNKIVSGCLGSRDNLIMWDISNPEEITYQVLEDHPDGVEEAVFSPDGSKIVSRGSMQNDLILWDISNPGAITQQVLAGHPNDVNTVAFSPDGNRIISGCWGQQNNLILWNVSNPEEITHQVLAGHPNDVLMAAFSPDGSKIVSGCSGPRDNLIVWDISNPAEITQHVLKGHPSGVETAAFSTDRKMIVSGSSGEENNLLLWNISNPEAITHKVLVGHPDYVWTVAFNSDGNMIVSGCLGKQDNLILWNVSNPEEITHKVLAGHPHDVMSVAFSPDGRKIASGGNGDEDKASLMLHQLVAVAEEKALQNCNSAQAQFLYQLCLASVRGFSIQLTSPYAMGM; encoded by the coding sequence ATGAATGTAAAACATGTACTATTGTTAGTGCTCGCAACAGTATCGTTGGGAGCGATGGATGAACCAACAAAAACAGATAAAAATGCCATTGTTTACGTTAAGACTTCAGATGATAAAACAATTGGAGTTGAGCGATGGAAAATAGATGAAATGAAAGTATTGTTAGTGTTGTTAGAACATCAGAAGGATTTAAATAGTTTAGATAATCCAATACAAGCAACAATGATAACTTCAGAAGAATTGGAGTTGATGCGTAATGCGTTGGGGTATATTTCGCTTGGCCTTTTTCAGTCTTTTTATAACACTCTTTTCAACGAAGATGTTCCGCAATTGGCTCCTGGACAAACCATATTGTCTCTTGATCAAGGTAAAATGCACACATTGGTTAACACGGCGGGACGCATTCAGGCGCATGGTGTGAGTGCATTTTGTTTGAGTTATATTGTGCCGTCTGACGTGCAAGGGAGATTCTTAGTTCCATATTTTATTGATCCGATTCTTAGAATGCTTCCAGTGACGCATCAGGTTTTGGCGGGTCATCTTGGTAGTGTATGGACGGTAGCGTTCAGTCCTGATGGTAGCAAGATGGTTTCAGGTTGTTTGGGACAGAGGAAGAATCTTATATTGTGGGATATAAGTAATCCAGAAGAAATCACGTATCAAGCTTTGGAAGACCATCCTGATGGCGTTAAGACGGCAGTATTCAGTCCTGATGGCAATAAGATTGTTTCAGGTTGTTTGGGATCGAGGGACAATCTTATAATGTGGGATATAAGTAATCCAGAAGAAATCACGTATCAAGTTTTGGAAGACCATCCTGATGGCGTAGAGGAGGCAGTATTTAGTCCTGATGGTAGTAAAATTGTTTCGAGAGGTTCGATGCAGAATGATCTTATATTGTGGGATATAAGCAACCCAGGAGCAATAACGCAGCAGGTTTTGGCAGGGCATCCTAATGATGTGAATACGGTAGCATTCAGTCCTGATGGTAACAGGATTATTTCAGGGTGTTGGGGACAACAGAATAATCTTATATTGTGGAATGTAAGTAATCCAGAAGAAATAACGCATCAGGTTTTAGCAGGTCATCCTAATGATGTGCTGATGGCAGCGTTTAGTCCTGATGGCAGCAAGATTGTTTCAGGTTGTTCTGGACCAAGGGACAATCTTATAGTGTGGGATATAAGTAATCCAGCAGAAATAACGCAGCACGTTTTGAAAGGCCATCCTAGCGGCGTAGAAACGGCAGCCTTCAGTACTGATAGAAAGATGATCGTTTCGGGCAGTAGTGGTGAAGAGAATAATCTTCTATTGTGGAATATAAGTAATCCAGAGGCAATAACGCATAAGGTTTTGGTAGGTCATCCTGATTATGTGTGGACGGTAGCATTCAATTCTGATGGCAACATGATTGTTTCCGGGTGTTTGGGTAAACAGGATAATCTTATATTGTGGAATGTAAGTAATCCAGAAGAAATAACGCATAAGGTCTTGGCTGGTCACCCTCATGATGTGATGTCAGTAGCATTCAGTCCTGATGGCAGGAAGATTGCTTCGGGAGGGAATGGTGATGAAGATAAGGCTAGTCTTATGTTGCATCAGTTAGTAGCGGTTGCAGAAGAGAAAGCTCTACAAAATTGTAATAGTGCTCAGGCACAATTCCTCTATCAACTGTGTTTGGCATCAGTGCGAGGTTTTTCTATACAACTTACATCACCATACGCGATGGGAATG